From the genome of Gracilinanus agilis isolate LMUSP501 chromosome 2, AgileGrace, whole genome shotgun sequence, one region includes:
- the SPATA25 gene encoding spermatogenesis-associated protein 25 has protein sequence MSYFMTQRAHSGLLTPGQGGAGSPSSSLSLYGTMEPVVMAPGGPGPLSQKAERQAAPQSWGHSLPTPEPGICPGGAGWEPLRRKEYHGRYCRKFPHVRQLENLGWEDGCSRGRVPQLAGGQMGGVGGHGPLLLCGLSPGALLVPKEAGGKEPGSQPDICILTLAMMIAGIPTVPVPGLREEDMIRAAQAFMMAHPEPEGATEGRWGQAQSHMVLGQAPLVGSRRSQGPGSCL, from the exons ATGTCCTACTTCATGACACAGAGAGCTCATTCGGGTCTCCTTACTCCTGGCCAAG GTGGGGCAGGCTCTCCAAGCTCCTCCCTCAGCCTCTATGGTACCATGGAGCCAGTGGTGATGGCCCCTGGAGGGCCAGGCCCGCTGAGCCAGAAAGCTGAGCGTCAGGCAGCTCCCCAGTCCTGGGGTCATTCTCTACCTACACCAGAGCCTGGGATCTGCCCAGGGGGGGCTGGCTGGGAGCCGCTTCGGCGGAAAGAGTATCATGGCAGATACTGCAGAAAGTTTCCTCATGTGAGGCAGCTTGAGAACCTGGGCTGGGAAGATGGTTGCTCAAGGGGCAGGGTTCCTCAGTTGGCTGGAGGGCAGATGGGTGGTGTTGGGGGGCATGGGCCGCTGCTGCTCTGTGGGCTATCTCCAGGGGCCCTGCTGGTGCCCAAAGAGGCAGGGGGCAAGGAGCCTGGTTCTCAGCCTGACATCTGCATTCTCACATTGGCTATGATGATTGCTGGCATCCCCACTGTGCCTGTCCCAGGCCTGAGGGAGGAGGACATGATCCGAGCGGCCCAGGCCTTCATGATGGCCCATCCAGAGCCTGAGGGGGCTACTGAGGGGAGGTGGGGTCAGGCCCAGTCTCACATGGTGCTTGGCCAGGCCCCACTGGTGGGGTCCAGAAGAAGTCAGGGTCCTGGTTCCTGCTTGTAG
- the ZSWIM1 gene encoding zinc finger SWIM domain-containing protein 1 — protein MALNALKELQAGDHPPMLVFQMGRNAQLDSLSYQSPIMRRVFMRFPEVLFIHRTHNPRGKILYTFLVDGPGVQPERSLTRIVYFSVPVKENTEGLVQLFHTFKKFNPEWERICTILVDPYFSLLPVLAMEFPSAEILLSAFHVCKFLQGKFYRLALDHSVKKLLLTTLKNTMCSATASNLKKMHTLLSDSVPQDLQPDLHLGWLLDDRIWLAHRWRSKAESISYFQDLEITTRVLSQFFGIELSLERSILSLLGYLKQKMEKDGASDSDLSVSGNCIQPEPSAEMAKLQEVEACIQHSLQTICAEPAAQLCLGEFAVVQRSVQLIGSSTDKVNIQILEDMHEVHPQGPGSCTCHFNQTFSLPCRHILAVLSSRQQVLQPEMLPEQWKPGCRTPPGSVASLAHILGSRWNVALDKELVVAFLTGEVRRLLLQCSREEFERRYNTLRELADSWIGPYFQVQV, from the coding sequence ATGGCCCTAAACGCCCTGAAGGAGCTCCAGGCTGGGGACCATCCCCCCATGCTAGTCTTTCAGATGGGCAGGAACGCTCAGTTGGACTCCCTGAGCTACCAGTCCCCCATCATGCGACGAGTTTTCATGAGGTTCCCTGAAGTGTTGTTCATACACCGGACCCACAATCCCCGAGGGAAAATACTGTATACTTTCCTGGTGGATGGCCCTGGGGTGCAGCCTGAGCGCAGCTTGACCAGGATAGTGTATTTCTCTGTCCCAGTCAAGGAGAACACTGAGGGGCTGGTTCAGCTGTTCCACACCTTCAAAAAGTTTAACCCAGAGTGGGAGAGAATTTGCACCATTCTGGTAGATCCTTATTTCTCCCTGCTGCCTGTTCTAGCCATGGAATTTCCATCGGCAGAGATACTTCTGTCTGCCTTTCATGTTTGTAAGTTTCTCCAAGGAAAGTTCTACCGACTTGCCCTAGACCACTCAGTGAAGAAGCTGCTACTCACCACCCTAAAGAACACTATGTGTTCTGCCACTGCCAGTAACCTGAAGAAAATGCACACTCTCCTTAGTGACTCTGTCCCCCAAGACCTGCAGCCAGACCTTCACCTGGGTTGGCTTCTAGATGACAGGATCTGGCTGGCACATAGGTGGAGGAGCAAAGCTGAAAGTATCTCCTATTTTCAGGACCTAGAGATCACAACCCGGGTTTTAAGCCAATTCTTTGGTATTGAACTATCTTTGGAAAGGAGTATCCTTTCCCTGTTAGGGTATTTGAAGCAGAAGATGGAGAAAGATGGGGCCTCTGACTCAGACTTGAGTGTCTCAGGCAACTGTATTCAACCAGAGCCTTCTGCAGAAATGGCCAAGCTCCAAGAGGTGGAAGCCTGTATCCAACATTCCTTGCAGACCATCTGTGCTGAACCTGCTGCTCAGCTCTGCCTGGGAGAGTTTGCTGTGGTCCAGAGGTCTGTACAGCTGATTGGCTCTAGTACAGACAAGGTAAATATCCAGATCCTAGAGGACATGCATGAAGTACACCCTCAGGGCCCAGGCAGCTGTACCTGCCACTTCAATCAAACTTTTAGCCTGCCCTGCCGACACATCCTGGCTGTCCTTAGCTCCCGTCAGCAAGTGCTACAGCCTGAAATGCTACCTGAACAATGGAAACCTGGCTGCAGGACACCTCCAGGAAGTGTAGCCAGCCTGGCCCATATCCTGGGCAGCAGGTGGAATGTGGCTCTGGACAAGGAGCTTGTGGTGGCATTCCTCACAGGGGAGGTGAGGCGGCTTTTGCTTCAGTGTAGCCGGGAAGAGTTTGAGCGACGATACAACACCCTACGTGAACTGGCAGATAGCTGGATTGGACCTTATTTCCAAGTGCAAGTCTAG